From Paenibacillus graminis:
ACGGTTGAAGAAGAATATCGCGGAAGAGTGTTTGCAGTCGTCGAGACTGCATCAGGAGCCATCGCGCCAGCAGGGATGATTGTGTATGGGCTGCTGTTGGACCGGATTCCGTCCGGTCTCCTGCTGCTGGCTTCCGGCGTTGCGATTGTATTAGTCGCACTGTTAGGACGAAAAGGACTAAAAAACGGCCGGGAGCTGGAGAGCATGCAGGAGCAGGAACCCCTTCCGGAGCTTCATGCCTGAGAAGGCTGCTGAAACGACGATACTGTACGCAGAAACCACTTTCAGAGCTTCATGTTTGAGAGGGAAGCTGAGAACGCCGATGCTGTAAGCAGCCGTGTTGGGGTTAGGGTTGTCCGTGGAGCCTCATTTCCATCTCCGTGGTAACCTTATGTTCCCTTCTACTTCTGCAGCTCCAACCTCCTCTTTGCACCAAACGGCAGCTCAAGTGGAAAAAGTCCACTTCATTTTTCCTTTCCTGCCCCTCAGCAAGCGTTAGTGGGAAAAAGTAAACTTAATTCGGCCGTTTCGGCCGTTTCGGGTAAATCCACTTCGAATAAGTCTACTTTTTCCACCTAATACCTTCTGTTGAAGGCTTTTGAGCCGATTTAGGTTCCCTAATTCCACTTCACTTCCTGAGATTCGGGCAGTATTGGACTTTGCTTTGGATTGCAAGCTCGTCCGTCCCAGCATGCCTTGTATGTGATTTCTATTCGTCAGACCGAGGGTTTGCCTCCGGCTTCCTTCAGATTCCGCCTCGCGGCGGACACCCTTGCCCTTGGCTAACAGTTCCTACTGCCAAGCCTGTAGCGGACTTTCACCGCCTAGTTATCGCCCATGCCGGGCGTATCACACAAAGCGGGCAGCGCCAAGGCGTTGCCCGCTTCTTCATGAGCGCCAGCGGAGTCATGGTGCCGACTCTTGCATGACGGCTCGATGCGGGCGCAGCCTAGCAGAGCGCGCATCAAGCCGTCATGCCTTCCCCCGATCTCACCGGCAACGCGTCTGACCTGGCCTTAAGCTCAGTGCGGGGTGTGAAGCGACGGACAGGAACCTAGAGCGCCTTGGCTGGGGCGCTTTTGCTCGGCTGGTTATCGCCGGAGAACCCCGCAGCGGGGCGTACCGGCTCTAAGGCGGCAAGAGCGGCCCACTAAGAGCCGGCAGCATCAGCCCAACCTCTATTTAGACCTTCTGTTTCTTTCCTTTGTAAGAACAAAAAACGCCCAAGTGGAAACCACCTGAATGCTTTTTTATTACTCCTCCATAATTAGTAGCCTATTTGTATTTATTTTATATGTAATTGTTTACTCATAAATATATTTATAGTAAAATTTACCTTGTAATTATATTCATTTTAATACAAGGAAGTTGGTTTTATAGTAAAATACACCTTTTTTTGTTTTGCTTCAAACCAAATTTCACTCCAAATCCTTTTACAGAAAAGAGGTTCTAAATTGAAAAGTAAAATTAAGGCTATCTTGTCCCTATCTCTACTCGGAACTCTAGCAGGCACAATATTTATCGGAAATGCTGATGCTGATTTATATGGATATAAACGTAAAAATGGTGGTATTTTTAGCGCATGGTACGACTCGTCAGTTGCATCCTATGGTTATATAGGTACGTATGATACAGCACGTTCTAATTGGGGCGGAATTAGTTCCAATGTCTCTATTAGTAAAGCTTCATCACCTAATGGGAATAGTATTGATGAGTACTATGCTGGGACTACAAGCGATCCCTTACTGTTAGGTTTAAATGTTGCCTATAATGTTTTTTGGCCGGGAAATATTCCTGTTAATAAATATGAAAAAAATTGGGATTATTCAGTAAATTCTTTGTATCACAATAACGTTACTGTTCCTAATGACGCTGCTGCCTCTGCACTTAAAGCTCGATTCACAGCAACACACGAAATCGGTCACTCTTTAGGATTAGATCACACCACAGGTACAAATGCTCAAAATTCTGTAATGAAAGGCGGTTGGCAAGGTAACGAAACATCTGCCAGTCCTACAACTTACGATAGAAATCAATTAAAATCTATTTACGGAAATTAATTAAGGGAGACTAAATATGAAAACTTATAATATTCGTAAACCTTTCCATATGTTCTTAACAATCCTACTTTTATTTTTTGTTTTCGCTAGTGCCTATTATTTTTTCATTTATAATTCAGTTAAAAGCACAGTAATTAACACAGCGGCTGTATATCCTGACTACGAAACAGAAGAAGCACTCTTCAATGAAGCAGATTTAGTTGTAGTTGGCTCCACTGATCAAAGCTTTGAGAATCGAGAACACATTAATGTAAGTTACCCAACAGGAGCAATTCAGGACTTTTATACAAAAACCGATTTTTCCGTAAAGCAGGCCCTAAAGGGTGATGTGCCAAATGATTCAATAATTGAAGTCGGCGAACCCATAGGTTACGTTCAAACACTTACAGGTAAAAGCAAGATAACACGGGATGAGTATACCGAATTACAACAATCCAGCGAATACCTACTTTACCTTAAACAAAATTCAGAGGGACTTTACTTTATTATCGCTGCCGAGTTGGGGAAATATAATATTGATAACACCGACCTCAATGAAAGCCAGAATGAAAAACAACAACAAATCAAACAAGAAATAATTAAAAGCAATATTCTTGATAATATCGATATTCAATGATCTGTCTAGCTGATCATTGAGATGGTTCTTGCAACTCTTTTCACATCAAATAAAGAATTAAAGGTTAACCTCTGCTGGGGGGGGGGTTAACCTTTTATGTGCCACATCAAAAAGAACCGGCGGTCGCCTCTCTCCTTAAGTAACGAAGCGCGTGGTCTTTTACAACTTTATGGGGCCAATCGGGGAAGCCACTTACGGGTTTGTGGAACCTAACGGAGAAGTCACTACCCTGGGGCAGCAAGAGATGAAGTTAAATCAGTTTTTCCACATTCCGAAAGAGAACAAATTTTAAAGCATTTCCACACAAAAAGCGGGCAGCGCCAAGGCGTTGCCCGCTTCTTCATGAGCGCCAGCGGAGTCATGGTGCCGTCATGCCTTCCTCGATCTCGCCCACAACGCATTTGACCTGGCCTTAAGCTCCGTACGGGGTGTGAAGCGACGGACAGGAACCTAGAGCGCCTTGGCCGGGGCGCTTTTGCCCGGCTTAGGCGCTCTTGTTATCGGCCGGAGTAACCCCGCAGGGGGCGTACCGGCTCTTGGGCGGTGTTTTTCAGACGCCTTAGAGCCGGTAGCCTCAGCCCGACCGGTCGTTTGCTTTATCCTTCAGCTCTTGGGTTTCTGGCTGAACACAAAAAGCGCCCAAGTGAATACTGCTTCACCTGGACGTATCATTCCGTTTCCCCCGGCGTCGTTTCGCCGTTCAGAGATTAAAAAAAGAAAAAGGTTGTAAATTACCCTCTAAATTCTCCCTAATAGATGAGAAGCAAGACGGCGCGCCAGCTTCCAAGCTACTCATCTCACACAAATACGAACAATTACCAACTCGGCCTCTTATACGGGGGTGACAACCAAGCTCATTTTGCCCACGACTATTAACGCTGTCAACGGCTATGTTGATTGGTATCTGGGCATTGGGGATGCGGCCATTGAAAGCGGCATTTCGTATTCCTACGAAGGATTTAAGGTGTTTCTCGGCTCTTCCTATGGGGACGTATCAACGTATAATGAATCTCATCCGGTGGCCAGCCTGGCCAAAGGTCAGACCGTAGATTTGAAACTGGTATACGACTATGCGACGAACCGGGCAACCTTGTACGTAAATGGTTCACCCCTGCCTTGGACGAATAACGTCAACGTCGGTGCTACCAAAAACCTGCTGAGTACCCACAACAAAGTCAAAATGATTCATGGCGTGCAAGACCAGGGCGGTAGCTCGTACAGCCAAGCCAGCTTTTCGCAAACCCAGCTGCGAATGGATACCGCGGGAGCGATTTACAATACATGGACGGACAATCTGTCTTCCACCAGTCGTGTAGTAGTCAGCACCAAGGAACATCCTGCTGATCCCACCAGCGCCGACAAATTCACCATCTATAACTTCGCTCCGCTTATTACCAAGCTTGACCCTGCCTAACAGGAGTAGTCATATAAAACAAAGAAGAAACTTCTTTTATAGAAGTTTCTTCTTTGTTTTTAGTAACATTTTGGATTTTCGTGCGTCTATAATACAGGGAGTGAAGACCAAAAATGGAACAAGGAGGATATGATAACGTGAACAAGATGTTGAAAAGAGGATTCATCGGATGTCTCATCGCGTCCCTGCTAGTCGTAGGAAGTGCCCTACCTACAGGAACGGCTTCCGCAGCTTCCTCAGCTATCAAAATTAGTATCAATGGCATTTACGCAAATATGGATGTGGCCCCTTATATAACCAAAGGAACCACAATGGTTCCTTTGCAGGTAGCCCAACAAATACCCGGCAGCTCGGTACAATGGAATAACGCATCCAAGACCGTCACGCTTACCCGAAACGGCGAAACCATCACCTTAGTGGCGGGACAGAAAACAGCAAAGGTTGGAAATAAAGAAGTGAAACTGGAAGCAGCCTCGACCCTAAAACAAGGGCGTGTCATGGTTCCCTTGCGTTTTATCGCAGAATCGACGGGGGCGTATGTACTGTGGAATCCCAAACAACGGATTGTATTCGTCGCCAAATCCAGTGAAGAGGAAGAGCTAAAGGAACAATTTGCCTCGTCCAGCCTGGCCGAAGCCCGAAGCGCAGCGCTAAAATTTCCAATGGTTAGCTCGTTGAAAGCCTTGGATATTACTCCCAGCGAAGTAGGGGGTAATCAAGGTTATTATTTCCCGGAAGGAAAAGCGGACCAATTTTTCTTGACTGGAGGCAACAGCATTTCATATTACGAAGTTGTGGGAAACCACAGCGAGAAAAAATGGACGGCCACCTTTGATTCGGTTAAAGCCTCCAGCGGCCTGTTCTTTTTGCCTCTAAAAATCACCAACCAGGACGGCGAACTTCCAAAAATAACGAGTCGTGTAGTTTTTTTTGAATTTATGGGGCATGTCGGAGAAGCAAAATACGGGTTCGTGGAGCCTAACGGAGAAGTCAAGACCCTGGGGACAAAGGAGATGAATTTAAATCAGTTTTTTGACATTCCGGAAGAGAAAACATCTTAAAACATATCCAATCGAGTAGGAGGCTACCCATTGACTGAGTAGCCGACCTCTCACACCACCGTACGTACCGTTCGGTATACGGCGGTTCAACCGCATAAGTGCAATTTACGTAATTGCTCATACTGTGCAGGGAAGTCATAATATCCGGCCTGTGCGAGCTTTTCGTTTGTTATGGAACGGGACAGCACCGGGCTTCCGGCCACTCGCCAGTAGCCCAGGCGGGAGTTCCCCCATGGGTAAGCCTGCCACTCCGGTATTCCCAGTTTCCGTAGGTTTTGTACCTTTGTTTTGGGCTTCTTCCACTGTTTCCAGATGTACATTCGCAGCCTTCTACGCAGCCATTCGCTCCAGCTTTGCAATATCCGTTTTATATCGGCTACGTAGAAGTAGCCGATCCAGCCGCGAATGTAGACTTTCACCTTCTCCATCACTTGTCGAACATTCCTGCCCTGACTGCGGCTCGTCAGTTCCTTCAACTTCTTCTTTGCTTTGGCGAGGGATTGACCATGGGCGCGAATATACACTCCATTTCCGTTCTTGCCCAAGGCAAAGCCAAGAAACTTGAAATGCTTCCGAGCCACTACGCTCACGACCTTGCTTTTCTGCGCATTCATCTGGAGTCCCAGTTTATTCTCCAGGTACTTCCGGCAGGATTCCAGAAGCCGCGTTGCTGCCCGTTTGCTTTTCGCTAGTACCACGATATCGTCTGCATACCGAATGACGTTCACTCCACGGCTGCTCATCTCCTGGTCGAATTCGTTCAGATAAATATTCGCAAGCAGTGGAGATAAGGGGCCTCCTTGCGGAGAGCCTTCCTCCGTTTTGCAGTGTACCCCGTTCTCCATAACCCCACTTTTCAGATATTTCTTAATCAGGTCGGTTACACGGTGATCCTGGATTTGCTTGCGTAGCAGATTCATCAGCAATTCATGATTCAGGGTGTCAAAATATTTGGAGAGGTCGATTTCGACTGCGTAGCCGTAGCCTTGCTGTGCGTACTCTCTTACCTTTCGAATGGCCTGCTGCGCACTCCGCCCGGGGCGGTAGCCGTAGCTTCCGTCAGAGAAGAGCCGTTCAAACAAGGGTTGTAGCTGCTGGGAGATCGCCTGTTGAATCACCCGGTCTATGACCGTAGGGATGCCCAGCTTCCGGACTCCGCTTCCATCTGGTTTGGGAATTTCCTTGCGCCGTACCGGGCTTGGCTTGTATTTTCCTTCACGGATACTCTGTAAAAGCTCGCCCTTATGCTCCTGTAACCATGACAACGCGTCTTCTACGGTCATTCCGTCGATTCCCGGCGCTCCGTGGTTACGTTTCACCTGCTTGTAGGCCCTGTTCAGATTGTCTCTGTTCAAAATCTGCTCTAGCAGGTCTGTTGCACCGCCTCTTTCTCTACGTTCCCGAACGCTGGCGCTCCGCGCTCCCGCATACTCTTCGCGTTCCACGTTATCCCTTTGCGGGTAGCCCTTTCGGTATTCTGCTTTCATCGCGCCAACTCCCTTCTGGTATGTAATCGAGACTTGCGATTGTTCGGCTCTTTCCGAAAAAAAAAACTTCCCGGTACTATGGCCTCTGCTGACTTCTCACAGCAAGCTTTACTCCGTCTTTCGGATTTTTTTTCCTACCGGACGTCTGTGAGACCTCCCCGGGTAAGAGCGGTAACCTTCCCCTCATCTATCTGCCACATTTACATCCTGAGATTCGGGCAGTATTGGACTTTGCTTTGGATTGCAAGCTCGTCCGTCCCAGCATGCCTTGTATGTGATTTCTATTCGTCAGACCGAGGGTTTGCCTCCGGCTTCCTTCAGATTCCGCCTCGCGGCGGACACCCTTGCCCTTGGCTAACAGTTCCTACTGCCAAGCCTGTAGCGGACTTTCACCGCCTAGTTATCGCCCATGCCGGGCGCACAAGACGAAAAGCACACGGCATTGAATCTGCCGTGTGCCTTCTTTTCCTGTATCGGGTTGTTCCTACTCTTTCCGGTTTCTGAATACTCTGCTGAGAATAAACCCGGCAAGGATCAGAGCCAGACCTGCCGCATATATAGGCAGCGGGCTGCTTTCACCAGTCTGAGGGAGCTTGCCGTCAGTTGCTGGTTTTACAGCAGTTCCTTTCGGAACGTCATCTTCGTCGACAGTCACTCCGCCCAGCGGAACTTCATCGTCAATAGGCGTATCCGGATCCGTATTGCCTCCGGCTGCAGGCGCAGCAGAAGGTGACGGGGACGCTGCCGCAGTAGCTGCAGGAGGTGTAGGAGTTACTGCGGGCCCTGCAGGAATCTGCGGCTCATCAATGATTATTCCCGGTACACTGGACACTGTAGGTGTTGGTATTGGAATAAACGGAATATCTGGTGGCGTTGGCGCCACCGTAGGACCTGAAGTCGGTGCTGGCGATGGCGTCACCGCCGGTGATTCTGACGGTGTTATGGTTGCTGCCGGC
This genomic window contains:
- a CDS encoding copper amine oxidase N-terminal domain-containing protein, giving the protein MLKRGFIGCLIASLLVVGSALPTGTASAASSAIKISINGIYANMDVAPYITKGTTMVPLQVAQQIPGSSVQWNNASKTVTLTRNGETITLVAGQKTAKVGNKEVKLEAASTLKQGRVMVPLRFIAESTGAYVLWNPKQRIVFVAKSSEEEELKEQFASSSLAEARSAALKFPMVSSLKALDITPSEVGGNQGYYFPEGKADQFFLTGGNSISYYEVVGNHSEKKWTATFDSVKASSGLFFLPLKITNQDGELPKITSRVVFFEFMGHVGEAKYGFVEPNGEVKTLGTKEMNLNQFFDIPEEKTS
- a CDS encoding matrixin family metalloprotease, with product MKSKIKAILSLSLLGTLAGTIFIGNADADLYGYKRKNGGIFSAWYDSSVASYGYIGTYDTARSNWGGISSNVSISKASSPNGNSIDEYYAGTTSDPLLLGLNVAYNVFWPGNIPVNKYEKNWDYSVNSLYHNNVTVPNDAAASALKARFTATHEIGHSLGLDHTTGTNAQNSVMKGGWQGNETSASPTTYDRNQLKSIYGN
- the ltrA gene encoding group II intron reverse transcriptase/maturase, with protein sequence MKAEYRKGYPQRDNVEREEYAGARSASVRERRERGGATDLLEQILNRDNLNRAYKQVKRNHGAPGIDGMTVEDALSWLQEHKGELLQSIREGKYKPSPVRRKEIPKPDGSGVRKLGIPTVIDRVIQQAISQQLQPLFERLFSDGSYGYRPGRSAQQAIRKVREYAQQGYGYAVEIDLSKYFDTLNHELLMNLLRKQIQDHRVTDLIKKYLKSGVMENGVHCKTEEGSPQGGPLSPLLANIYLNEFDQEMSSRGVNVIRYADDIVVLAKSKRAATRLLESCRKYLENKLGLQMNAQKSKVVSVVARKHFKFLGFALGKNGNGVYIRAHGQSLAKAKKKLKELTSRSQGRNVRQVMEKVKVYIRGWIGYFYVADIKRILQSWSEWLRRRLRMYIWKQWKKPKTKVQNLRKLGIPEWQAYPWGNSRLGYWRVAGSPVLSRSITNEKLAQAGYYDFPAQYEQLRKLHLCG